ACCGAGGTGATGAAAATTTTTGCCTCCTCGGCTTCGAACGATCATGAAACGATCTATAGCAAGACGGTTCCAGAAGAAAAGAGCGTGCGAGTTCTCATGCCGCTCTACTATGAAAAAGCCTGCCTCGCTTGTCACGGCGGACCGAAAGGCGAAAAGGATATTTCAGGCTATGAGAAGGAGGGTGGGCACGAAGGCCAACTGGCTGGAGCTATCAGCGTGAAATTACCGCTTCCTTGACAGTGTTGTAGACGAGTCTGCATGCCAAGGCCATTCTGTCGATATCGACCGGATGGCCTTTCTTCTTCTGGTCCTCAACAATATGTTGGTCCCTTGTTCATGCAAAGTTTCACGACAGTTTTTTTACTCCCGTCCTCTTGGCCGCCGACTGTAAATCCATGTCGAGTGTGGCGAGTGGCAGGCCGAACCGTAAGGCGAGCTCGAGGTAGGACGCGTCATAAGCGGAGAGTCTGTATCGTCGGGCCAGTTGAAGAGTGCCGGACAGTGCGTGGGTGAAGGTGGCCGAATCCACTTCAATAGCCACATTTTCCAGCATTTCAAGAAATGCCGAGCTTCGCGCCTCGGTTACCAGGCCTTTGGCTTTTGCTCTGGCAATGACATTGGCCACCTCAAGTCCCCATGTCACAGGGACAAATGCACTGACAGCTTTCATGGCGTCAAGCACCTTGCTAGCATAGGTCAATTCCCGTGCTTGGCCATCACCCAAGAACCAGCGCATAGTCACCGAATTATCAAGCACAAAACTCACGCACGCCCCTCTTCAATAAGTTCCTTGAGGTTGATTCCTCGCACAGGATCAGCTCGCATGAATGCCTTGAGCTTTTCTGCTGCCGCAATTTTGTCCTTGGCTTTCGGTCCTGCGCTAGGGACAAGATCTGCCACGGCTTCCCCGCGATTCGTGATGGTAAAGCTTTTGC
The genomic region above belongs to Nitrospirales bacterium and contains:
- a CDS encoding type II toxin-antitoxin system VapC family toxin, which translates into the protein MSFVLDNSVTMRWFLGDGQARELTYASKVLDAMKAVSAFVPVTWGLEVANVIARAKAKGLVTEARSSAFLEMLENVAIEVDSATFTHALSGTLQLARRYRLSAYDASYLELALRFGLPLATLDMDLQSAAKRTGVKKLS
- a CDS encoding type II toxin-antitoxin system prevent-host-death family antitoxin; the protein is MKIEIGSYEAKTKLPELLRQVKTGKSFTITNRGEAVADLVPSAGPKAKDKIAAAEKLKAFMRADPVRGINLKELIEEGRA